CCTTTTCCTTCTTCTAACAATTGTACAGCATGGTAGCCAAATACACTACCTAGTACACGGTCTCTTGCTGAAGGGGATCCTCCACGTTGTACGTGTCCTAAAACACTAACTCGTGTGTGGAAATTTTGATATTGTTCTAATTTCTCTGCGAATTCAGTTCCTTTCATGACACCTTCAGCTAATACAATAATCGTATGCTTTTTGCCACGTTTTCTTCCGTCTTCAATTTCTTTCACAATTTCTTCCATTGAGAAATCCATCTCAGGAATGACAATGCTTTCTGCCCCTCCTGCAAGACCTGTCCACAGAGCGATATCTCCAGCATTTCGTCCCATCACTTCAATAATAAAGGTACGAACATGACTGGTAGCAGTATCTCTTATTTTGTCTATAGAATCTAAAACGGTATTAATAGCTGTATCAAAACCTAGAGTAAATTCTGTACCCGGGATATCATTATCAATGGTTCCAGGTATTCCAATTGTTGGGAATCCTAGTTCCGTCAAAGCAGCTCCACCTCTATAAGAACCGTCTCCTCCGATTACAATCAAACCGTCAATTCCAAATTTTCGTAATTGTTCAATCCCTTTTTGTTGCCCTTCCAATTCTGAAAACTCTGGATAACGTGCGGAATATAACAAAGTTCCACCCCGACTGATCATATCTCCAACATCATCAATACTAAGTCTACGAATATCTCCGGCTACCATTCCTGCGTAACCATAGTTAATTCCGTAAACTTCTAGTCCATCATAAACACCTTTTCGAACAATTGCTCGGATAGCGGCATTCATTCCCGGGGCATCTCCCCCACTAGTTAAAACTGCAATTCGTTTCAATTCTTTCACCTCATCAAAGATTAGCTATTTAAAATCAATTGATTTTAATTTAGTAGCGATTAATTATTCAACTATTCTATCTTAACATTAAATCTTCAGAAAGTCTTATGTTTTCTGTAACTGGTATCTATTTCTATATTCTCTTTTTATAGAATTGCTTGTGAAAATGTTATTTAAATATTATGTTTTTATTACCAAATAATTCTATTAATTTTTGGATGACTATTTCGGATGAATCCACCCAATATTTTTTATCGAGTAGTATTTTTTTGGAACGAATTTTATCATACACGATAACAGGATGTTCTCCTGGTGATCCTAACAAGATTTTTTGCATTTTATCGAATTGATCACTTGGATTATTTTCTCCTGTAATACGTATATAGTATGTTTTCTTTTTCTCTTCTTTTATTTTTATATATTGTTCTACACTGGTCATTTTTTGTAAAATAAAAGTTGGTCGATCGTACTGCTTACTATTTTCCATTTTTCCAGAGATTGTTAGTAAGGTTCCTTCTTTCAACAATTTCATAAATTTTAGATATTGTTCCGGAAAAATAGTTACATTTAAAAGTCCAGTAGAATCCGTTAGAAGTAAAAAGGCCATCGGTTCACCTTTTTTAGTCTGTATTTTTTTTATTTCCTTCAAAAGTCCCATTGTTGTTAGGTTTCTTCCGGTGGTAAGTTCACCTATATATTTAATCTCATCTTCTTTATATAAAAAACTGTACGCATCAATCGGGTGTCCCGTTAAAGAATAGCCTAAATATTCTTCCTCAGATTCCATCAAGTCATTGGAAGATAATTCATCTCGAAAAATATA
The Jeotgalibaca sp. MA1X17-3 genome window above contains:
- the pfkA gene encoding 6-phosphofructokinase, whose protein sequence is MKRIAVLTSGGDAPGMNAAIRAIVRKGVYDGLEVYGINYGYAGMVAGDIRRLSIDDVGDMISRGGTLLYSARYPEFSELEGQQKGIEQLRKFGIDGLIVIGGDGSYRGGAALTELGFPTIGIPGTIDNDIPGTEFTLGFDTAINTVLDSIDKIRDTATSHVRTFIIEVMGRNAGDIALWTGLAGGAESIVIPEMDFSMEEIVKEIEDGRKRGKKHTIIVLAEGVMKGTEFAEKLEQYQNFHTRVSVLGHVQRGGSPSARDRVLGSVFGYHAVQLLEEGKGGICVGMMGNEIIFNDIVDTLKNKKHIPYLSLYQINKEISF